The genomic interval ccttccctcagccagggcattgaaaatgggtcgtggatgggtattccagcatgacaatgacccaaaacacatggccaaggcaacaaaggagtggctcaagaagaagcacattaaggtcctggagtggcctagccagtctccagaccttaatcccataggaaatctgtggagggagctgaaggttcgagttgccaaacgtcagcctcgaaaccttaatgacttggtgaagatctgcaaagaggagtgggacaaaatcacaaaatccctcctgagatgtgtgcaaacctggtggccaactacaagaaacgtctgacctctgtgattgccaacaagggttttgccaccaagaactaagtcatgttttgcagaggggtcaaatacttatttccctcattaaaatgcaaatcaattgataacatttttgacatgcgtttttctggatttatttgttgttattctgtctctccctgttcaaataaacctaccattaaaattatagactgataatttctttgacagtgggcaaacgtacaaaatcagcaggggatcaaatatttttttccctcactgtatctagtaTACGGCAAGTATACTTTACACATACAAATAACAAAGTTTACTATAAATAAAAATGCTTGTGGTATACTTACAGTAAACTTCAAGCACCACACAAAGTCAGTGGAGGGTTGGAGAAAGGGCGCAAGGAGGTGGTCGGTGAAATGGGTGAACGTTAAGAGTTGTCATCGGCAGAGTCTTTGGTGCCATAAAGGTCGGCCAGCTTCTTGAAGCGCGGGCCccagctttggaggaagtcgtaGTCTAGGTCTGAATCTGTGGTCACCGACTCCAGGGAGCTGAGGGATCCAGCGATGGAGCCCCGGCCCTCGTAGCCATAGATCTGGATGGAGTCATAGGGAGGGGCCGTGGGGTCGTTGTCCGCGTCGGTAATGCGGGTTTTGATGAAATCATCCACGTCCACACTGTTGGCCACGGGCCGCCCGCCAGGCCTCATTGGGTACTGGAGCTCAGGCTTGATGTCCTTACGGGGTAGGAAGCCGTTGGCACCGTCAGGGTTCTGTAGCGTAGCAATGTCGAAGGCCTCTGTGTCCTCCTCTCCACCGCCTTCATCGTCATAGGTGATGATGTTCTCACGGATGTCTTCCTCCTCGAAGACGATGAGCGGCTCTTTCTTCTGACGACGCAGGGCCACAAACAGCACCACGATCGCTGCCATGAGGAACATATCAGTCAGCCAATCATACAGAACCTCTAGCTCTTACAGCTCTTAAAATACCTTTAGCATTTCAAATTCCCTAATTAGCCACGCAAATAAATCACAGCTGCACATCATTTGGATTAGAAGTgcaaaaatatacagtatgttgaattACAGGTGGTATGAATCTGTCTGACATTTTAAACAATGTCAATTGCAAGTTAAATAATCAATTGAGCCTGTGTAAATAATAAGACTGCACACTATTAATATTCTGTCAAGCATCTGTTCCATAAATACTTACAACTATTCTGAAAACATTAAGGATAAGCACCACTCAGGATGGAAAAAAATATCAAACATGAGTAAATATTAGATCAACAACAGATTGAATGCAAGTTGATGTTTTCTTTAGTGATGATGCTCACCCAGGAGAATGACGATACAGGCTAGTATGGCGATGAGAGCTCCGGTGCTGAGGCCTGCAGGCAGGATGTAAGGCTCCACGTTGCAGGACAGGATGGTGTCCTTACTGTCACAGCTGCACACTCGGATGGTCAGCGTGTTGGTGCTGCTCATGGGAGGGATGCCGTTGTCGTTGATCTCAATGGGAAGGAAGTAGACATCCTGGGTCATCCGGCTGAAGCCCCTACGGGTTACATATATGCTGGCTGTGCTGTCTGTGGGGAACAAGAGGGGAGCCGAAGTAGAATAAGTACAGAGAAAAAGAGGGTCCTTTAAATGTCTCCGCTGGGGGGGAAATATTTCAGGTAGTGTACAGACTGCTTAACGCAATCATAGTTATAACCGAAGAGTTTTACTTATCCAACGTGTTCAGAAGGCAGAAGGCAGACGTATAGCCGCGGAGGAAAAGCAATGAGCTGTGAATTTCCAGATATTAAATTATTGTAATATTGTGAACATTTATTCGCTTTTGGAAGTGTAATCAAAGCTCTAGTGGAGGTAGCTGTATTGGTTTTATGTGGGGCTGGGTGAGGGTGGAAGGATGCCAAGTGCACTCTTCTGACTCAGTGCAAGGTCGCACTCAGAACAAAGATGGAGTGAGTTCATTTAGGTGCTTATGGTTTGGTCATTTTCCATattagtcactttaactctacccacatgtacatatgacctcaatgaCCTCAacctattttattttactgctgctctttagttatttgcttttattttacatgttttattttaaaaactgcattgttggttaagggcttgtaagtaagcatttcactgtaatgtctacacctgtttgatttgatttgatttgatactaaGAAAGGTTATCATTGCCTTGGTAGGGTATCTTTTAAGGGTTGAAGTAGAACAGTCTAAAGCAATGAGAACTTAAATATCCTATATGAACAAGGTAGTATAGCTGAAAGAAGCACTTCATAAGAAGCCACTTTCAAGGAACATTTTCTTCATAAAATTATACTTAGTaagtgtcatgagcactctctctccctggtagcaacattaattgcattcaattatcttccactctgctcacctccctctctctactcagcctaactagctccacctgccctgctctgctcttgttacctggccagctgcactgcatttcccactcaccatcctcaccttgcctcactctgttctaattactctgccagctgaactgcatttccccactacctctcccagtatatcaagccctggttttcagccaagccctgtcagatcgtcttcaaacccggaccagtaacctgcctgtctgcgctctgactcctgtttgtgataccgatcctttcttgactgcctccttgttctactgccccgtctatcccaacctgccttctggacctcgactactctccgatcttcagcccctccggtaactcgtttctgccttctgtctctcaccacgatatttgcccagccctgatctgtacttctgcctgccattcatattgctgttgtgtgtgtgtgttcccccaggtctccgaccaccagatgagcgtgcccagacgtttcaccaccctcagcccgatacgccgctccatcactggggaacacacacactaagcacttggactggacacccccggacatttggtgacccccgagcacaggtacccacaggaggaccctgaaagacccctgacacccctgggactcctcttcccgcctgtaaccttgaataaagaactctgaatttgaacttgcgctcttgggtcctcttctgttcttgacagaacgatctgaccatcatggacccagcgcactccctgaccacgatggaggaagagccagagaggactgccctacagcgactggaacgctctgagggagacataaatcggatggctggcgacatcgcttcccttctccagctattcaaccagcagcaacaacagttccaactgcagcaacaacagctagcccaagccctgcaactactctcaagcccggctactccacctgcacccccctggtccttttgttcctgtaccaccgatactccttcatccctccgctggaggtcccaatgctgcaggcccggcagtgctgccaccagatccccacgctcctgaaccaaggattgggaacccggaacgcttttgatggcaaccagaagcaagtaagaccattcttgagcagctgccgaatccagtttgcactacagcccaggactttctcaacagagggagccaaggtggggtatgtcatcacacatctcaccggtcgagctcggttgtggggaacggcggaattcgaccggcaaaccccagcctgtgcctccttcagtgcctttgaggaggagatgttaaaggtctttgacctaggctcgccaacagccgaagctgtcacaagctctgctcaccatccgtcagggcaatcggacagtggcagacttctccattgactttcgtaccctggccagtcaaagctcgtttaacccagaggcactggtgcaagccttcctccatagcctggcggactatatcaaggacgagcttgtttcccatgacccgccctcaacgcttgatgccgccattgaccttgccgttcgcattgaccgccgtatacagacccggaggagggagaagggccgtctcagtcaacctgccatccgtactcgggtcgataccgcttctgtccagcccctgcctgtcaagtcccatagccaactcaatcagcctgagcccatggagattggccgtgcctctctgactcccgaggagcgtcggcgccgtctaagctccaacctttgcctctactgtggtggcgagaatcaccgtgtcgctacttgtccggcaaaagccgcagctcaccaggtgtaggggagatccgggtgagctcaacaagccttcagtctccctccatccgaaagaccctgcttcatctccgccttcagctttctgacaagactcatacattggccgcccttgtggattccgagccgaagcaaacatcatggaccctgagcttgcacagcaactgggcgtgaaccatcatcaactgacacaacccattcctgcacgagccctggatgggcatcatcttggcactgtcactcatatctccgcccctgtgacaatcctgctgtcaggaaaccaccaggagtccatccagtttcacctcctacactcacctggccaaccactcattcttggatacccgtggctccgtcagcacaacccccacatcgactgggagacaggaacagtccgtgagtgggggaaggagttgtcaccagacctgtttaaggggggccaccctgcccgttcaccgggaaggatctagcgctacctccgacatatccaatgttccggcctgttaccacagcctgaaagaggtgttcaacaaatccaaggcgacatctctacccccacacagaccctatgactgcgcgattgatctcctgcctggcacagcacctcccaagggtcgtctgtattcactgtcagccccggaaagaaaggccatggaggactacattaatgactctcttgcctccgggataattaggaccgtcgtcttccccgcaggagcgggattcttctttgtcggcaagaaggacggttctcttcgtccatgcatagattaccggggtctgaacgacatcacggttaagaatcgctacccactgcccttactttcgtctgccttcgaactgctgcagggagccactgtattcactaagctggaccttcgcaatgcctaccatctggtgcggatgagggagggagacgaatggaagacagcgttcaacacaccaaccggccactatgaatatctcgtcatgcccttcggcctcaccaatgccccagcagtttttcaagccctagtgaatgatatcctcagggacatgctaaatacgttcgtatttgtgtaccttgacgatattttaatattctcaaagactctgtcagaacacacgcaccacgtccggttggtcctgcgccgcctgctggagaactctcttttcgtgaaggcagagaagtgcgagttccatgccaagaccgtttcattcctggggtatgtggtgaccgagggcagcattcagatggatctcacgaaggtgtcggctgtcacttcctggccagttcctgagtctcggaagaagttgcaacagttcctgggctttgccaacttttataggagattcatcagaaactatagcacagtggctgcacccctcacggcgctaaccagcactaaacaaccgtaccaatggacatcagctgctgataaggccttcaatatcctcaagacatgtttcacttctgctcccatcctccagatgccagatgcagcaaggcagtttgtggtggaggtagatgcttcggacgtgggagtgggtgcagtgctttctcaaagagcagctgaggatggcaagatgcacccctgtgccttctactcccgtcggctaacccctgccgaatgcaaccacgacattgggaaccgcgagctgttggctgtcaagctcgcccttgaagaatggcggcactggttagaggggtcaaaggaaccattcgtagtgtggacagaccacaagaacctggagtatatccaaacagccaggaggctgaactcccgtcaacagcggtggtctctgttctttacgcgcttcaatttcacgctctcctaccgcccgggatctcgcaacatcaaacctgatgctctttcccggatgtttcagaaggacgagaccaccgccatgacagctcccattcttcccagccacttggtcgtagcggccctcacctgggagatcgagaagcaggtcatggaggctcttcgggaccagccaggtccaagcaccagcgcccccaaccgtctgtttgttccagcaaatctcaggtcacctgtgattcagtgggggcacgaatcccgtctggcctgtcatcccggcatcactcgcacccttcatctggtccgccagcggttctggtggcggggatgagacgggatgtccgagaattcatccgagcttgtcccacttgtaaccgaaacaagactcccaaccagcctcctgctgggttgctgcaacccctactcatacccaagaggccctggtcccacgtttcactggactttgttacgggccttccgccctctgacggacacacagtcatccttaccattgttgaccgctttagtaagatgacccacttcgtgccccttcccaaactaccctctgctaaagagacctcccaggtggtcctggaacatgtgtttcgtatccatggcctaccccaggatatagtgtcagaccggggcccgcaattctcagcaaccttttggaaggagttctgtcatctccttggggccaccgccagcctatcgtctggattccacccgcagtcaaacggccagactgaacgcatgaaccaggagctggagaaggcactgaggtgtgtggcttcccaaaatccccgggcctgggctcaacacctgctctgggtggaatatgcccataattcactcaccagttcctccaccgggctctcccccctttcagtgtgtctacgggtatcaacctccactgtttgccagccaggaggcggatgccacctgtccgtctgctcttgcgtatgcccgccgctgccgccgcacttgggcccaggctcgcactgtgctcctgaagtctggaaccagctacgccgtcggtgccaaccgacggaggaccccagcacctacttaccgggttggtcagaaggtctggctgtctgcccgggatctgccgctgcgggttgtatcacgaaagctggcccctcgcttcattggtccttttcctgtgcagaaagtcatcagtccaacgggcggtccgacttcagttgcccgcttccatgcgggtccaccccaccttccacgtctccaaggtcaagccggtccatgaaagtcccctggtccctgcagctccggcgccacctcctccgcgcctcgtagatggcggtcctgtcttcaccgtccggcggctgctccgctctaggcgaaggggtaggggtctccagtacctcgttgattgggagggatatggtccagaggagaggacctggatcccggccaggaggatagtggaccggacccttatcactgacttccaccgactacatcctgatcagcctgcaatccgtagggggccgtccaagaggggttcctagccgtccggcccgccctgctcctgtctcagtgcctgtcctgtctcccgaccgtgaccctccagctccttctgaggatgaggagattcactcggaccgctcggaggagttctgacccgccgcctgctcccctccaccctcccggcatgatgttgttcttgggacttctggggccgtccccttggagggggggtcctgtcatgagcactctctctccctggtagcaacattaattgcattcaattatcttccactctgctcacctccctctctctactcagcctaactagctccacctgccctgctctgctcttgttacctggccagctgcactgcatttcccactcaccatcctcaccttgcctcactctgttctaattactctgccagctgaactgcatttccccactacctctcccagtatatcaagccctggttttcagccaagccctgtcagatcgtcttcaaacccggaccagtaacctgcctgtctgcgctctgactcctgtttgtgataccgatcctttcttgactgcctccttgttctactgccccgtctatcccaacctgccttctggacctcgactactctccgatcttcagcccctccggtaactcgtttctgccttctgtctctcaccacgatatttgcccagccctgatctgtacttctgcctgccattcatattgctgttgtgtgtgtgtgttcccccaggtctccgaccaccagatgagcgtgcccagacgtttcaccaccctcagcccgatacgccgctccatcactggggaacacacacactaagcacttggactggacacccccggacatttggtgacccccggagcacaggtacccacaggaggaccctgaaagacccctgacacccctgggactcctcttcccgcctgtaaccttgaataaagaactctgaatttgaacttgcgctcttgggtcctcttctgttcttgACAAGTAAGTGTTCTTACATCTGCATTTATGAGAGTGCAAGAAAAAACTAAATAGCCCCTGCTGTCTCAGACAGACACCCGCAAACTCTGAAAATCACGAGAAAATACATTGATAAATGGAGATTGGAAAACTGTTCATTTGAAAGGATGCATTGGCTCCAGATCAACCCAACATATCGGAGGGGCTGTAATCTATTCTGCTCGTATTGTGGGCTTTTTGAAAACACTGTTGAAAAGCACTCATTTTGACTCTCATTAAAGCAGATCAAACGGGTAGAGAGCCATCCCTCGCCATGCTGGCTGCTGTATAGTCACTGCAGCGCTGCTTGGAACAGTCTGATATGACTTTATCTggggattaaaaaaaaatatcccaTTAAACTGCAATTAACACATTCATTCCCTCTCATTCATTCTCCTCCATCACAGAAGGAGATATGCTTGGAAGTGGCTTGTGATTACGGCGCGGTCGGGACGAGTATTAAAGCAATGGCAGAGGATGAAACAAGAGCTTAAGTTGGCTTGAGTTTATAGAAGAGAATATTGATGGATGCATGTCATTAAGAGAAGTGTCATGTAATTGCTTGTTCAAAGATGGCAATGCTGACTGAACTACTCGCAGCAGCTGTTGAATGTCTCCATCATAGTCATTACAATAGCTTTGTCCTAAGCAATCTCTATGGATATAAGCAAGTCTAATCAAGTATGTTTATGGAGTCGAAACTCTGTGATTAACTTTTGCTTCTCATTATCTTTAATCCAGGAGTTTATAAACAAGGTTGATGAAGGTAATAATAATACTCCTCTGATGAGAGATGGTTAAATACTACTGTGCCTCATCTGTTGAAATGGAATGTAACAGGTACTTGCTCTGACCAGCTTTTCTAACCAGCCACTTCATCACTGTGACTGGCAGACTGGAAGGGGCTTTGAGCTTAAGGACAGCTGGGATGAGTCACCAGCCAGCCAGGCCCCCAAACACAGCAGGCAGAAGGAGAGgtgctctcactctctcactctctcgctcaccTCTCCACTCCCCTGGCTGATCAGACGGAGTGTGATGTAGGGATAACTAATGCAATCACAAGCTCTGCAAACTGATCCAACAGGCTCAGTCTCCTACATGCAGCAATTCACCGATGTAGAGGCTAGGACGCCAGAGAGAGACCGGTGGTAATTAATAAGGAGGAGCTCTATGGGATCTAGCTTCAAATCAAACTTCAGTCTACAAAGATCTGCTGAATCACTTTCGATGCATACACAGTGCAAAGCCCATCTGGATGTAGAGAAACCTGAATTGATGTAAAGAAGAAAAAAGACTGGAATACTGGAATGCCCACTAGCCCCTATAAACACAGTAAAAGTGTCCAAACAGAAGTCGCTCTTCTCATTGATGGAAATAGAATGTTTGAGCCCACCCACCTCTATTGTCTTTCAGGGAGAAGTTCTGGTTGTTGACAACCTCTGGAGCGATGCTGAAGTGGAAGTACTGTCGGTGGGCCATCTCATCCTTGTCCACCGCACTGACTGTCTCTATGAGCTGAGTtgaacaacacacacaggagTTAGTACAGACCGAGTCCACCAAAACACTGAACATTTTCAATATATTCAATATAACATAAATTTATTTTTGCACATGGTGGTTACTACTATGCATAAAAATCTGTCTTTTCTAAATGTGACTTTGGAAAAAGTACTATATACATTGTGTGGGATTAGACTTACTTTGCCAGGGGAGACATTTTCACACACAAGGATTTCGTTCTGGGTGGCAAACTCAGGGGCGTTGTCATTCACATCTTTGACTTTGATGTTGACACGTACTTTCGTATCTTGGTGATGTCCCCCTGTGCAGAAAGACAAAAATGAATAACAAACAAGTTAGTGAATCAGTGCGCGTACATGGGATTTGGCTTGCTAGAAAACAAAACCAACTCCCTCTGAAAGCCACTGCAAACACAATGAGAAGACAGCACAGTATGAACCTATTTATTGTATAAGAAATGATGTAGGTTGTTGAATGCTCGGAAATGATGCTGTCAGACAAGGGTCATGCATAATACAACAGAACTGATTGATCTCTAAAGTTCCAGACATTCATTTTTGATGCATCAAATTATCCCTGAAATATTTGAGACAGATATACTTCAGAACTAGACATATTCATGTGGAGTAGaatcacacagacagagaacagcAACTTAAATATGTTTGTTTCTGATTTGGGGGATGTGGATGTTTTGCAGTAGTCTCTAGCTACTCATTTGACTTTTAGAAAGGCACTTTGTGGTAATCTTCTCTAAAAACATATTGAGGGGTGGCGACTCTAGGACCACATAAGAGCCGGGTGTGAACACAACAGTTCCTGGATTGGGAGGCATGACGTCTCTGGTATTCACAGCTACTCTCTAATTTGAAACCCGAGGTGGATGGTGGCGTACCAATCTCAGTGGCGCTGACAGAGATGTTGTGCCAGGGTAGCGTCTCCCGGTCCAGTGGTCTGGTGGTCTTGATGATGCCATCCTCTGGGCCGACACTGAAAAACTGTTCCACGTCCGTGTAGCGGGGAATCATATACCTGCAGTGAACAGTGGTGAAAAGTAAACACGTATTCAATTAGTGCCTGGTTCCTTAGATAAAACAAAAGCCTAATTATTCTTGTGCTGTAGGAATGCATGTTTGCATTGTTTGGATTAATGTATTTGATGGAGCAATGTTTATAGTTTGAACAGCATATTAATTTAAATATTTGCTCCCGCAGAGCAGGAAATAATATAGGCTATTTATTTTGTTTACTGATTGAGTAGGGCCCTGCAGTATTTTATGTTGACGAGATGAGGCCTTTGAAACTGAAATCATCTACACATCAACATAACATTGGCAATTCGAAACAGAAAGTTTGTATTATAACACTATGGGACTGGGTGGGGTTGATAATCAGACAGCGgtgctaaaaacaaacaaaaatgagtAACAGAAAGAGTGAACGAGAGCGTTCCAAGTAGCCTACCTGACAGGGTTGTTGGCCACGTCTGTGTCTTTAGCGTGTACACGGCCCACCACGGTCCCATCAGGGGCATTCTCCTCCACCTCGAAGCTGTAGCTAGTTGCCATGAAAGCAGGCGG from Coregonus clupeaformis isolate EN_2021a chromosome 32, ASM2061545v1, whole genome shotgun sequence carries:
- the LOC121548330 gene encoding cadherin-11 yields the protein MWEGLGLQVFLMCLGTVLCSAVAASAPLEHSHHRRLSLHRHRERTGKEGQVLHRSKRGWVWNQFFVIEEYTGPDPVLVGRLHSDVDAGDGNCKYILSGEGAGTIFVIDDKTGNIHATKTLDREEQAQYTLTAQAVDRDTNKPLEPPSEFIVKVQDINDNPPEFLHGPYYARVPEMSNVGTSVMQVTATDADDPTYGNSARLVYSILQGQPYFSVEPQTGIIRTALPNMDREARQEYDVVIQAKDMGGHMGGLSGTTEVKITLTDVNDNPPKFPQSVYAMSVSEDKVSGEEVGRLKAKDPDLGENGLVSYRFIEGDGMTVFEITTDTDTREGVIKLRKPVDFETKRAYTLRVEATNTHVDPRFIAWGPYKDTATVKVMVEDADEPPAFMATSYSFEVEENAPDGTVVGRVHAKDTDVANNPVRYMIPRYTDVEQFFSVGPEDGIIKTTRPLDRETLPWHNISVSATEIGGHHQDTKVRVNIKVKDVNDNAPEFATQNEILVCENVSPGKLIETVSAVDKDEMAHRQYFHFSIAPEVVNNQNFSLKDNRDSTASIYVTRRGFSRMTQDVYFLPIEINDNGIPPMSSTNTLTIRVCSCDSKDTILSCNVEPYILPAGLSTGALIAILACIVILLAIVVLFVALRRQKKEPLIVFEEEDIRENIITYDDEGGGEEDTEAFDIATLQNPDGANGFLPRKDIKPELQYPMRPGGRPVANSVDVDDFIKTRITDADNDPTAPPYDSIQIYGYEGRGSIAGSLSSLESVTTDSDLDYDFLQSWGPRFKKLADLYGTKDSADDNS